The proteins below are encoded in one region of Nocardioides marmorisolisilvae:
- a CDS encoding type II toxin-antitoxin system VapB family antitoxin: protein MIFKRVGDSRPYPEHRLDPRDWAALPPRPVRLDELVTTKDTLQLATLLDEDSTFFGDLFAHVVEWRGDLYLEDGLHRALRAALQQRHVLHARVHQIGDPGVSGR, encoded by the coding sequence GTGATCTTCAAGCGAGTAGGAGACAGCCGGCCCTACCCGGAGCACCGGCTGGATCCCCGCGACTGGGCGGCGCTGCCGCCGCGGCCGGTGCGGCTCGACGAGCTGGTCACGACCAAGGACACCCTGCAGCTGGCGACCCTGCTCGACGAGGACTCCACCTTCTTCGGAGACCTCTTCGCCCACGTCGTGGAGTGGCGTGGCGACCTCTACCTCGAGGACGGCCTGCACCGCGCTCTCAGGGCGGCTCTGCAGCAACGCCACGTGCTGCATGCGCGGGTGCACCAGATCGGCGACCCGGGCGTGAGCGGCCGATGA
- a CDS encoding helicase HerA-like domain-containing protein: MTEQAPAADAAVQDPISAAVSAGYRFEGTALELGGLMLNATDLTDVHVRIPIGMLNRHGLVAGATGTGKTKTLQLLAEQLSSAGVPVFAADIKGDLSGLAVPGAESDKVSQRAASVGQQWKAQGFPVEYFALGGQGTGIPLRVTMTAFGPTLLSKVLGLNDTQESSLGLVFHYADKAGLPLLDLADLREVVKHLTSDEGKADLKDLGGLSAATAGVILRELITLGDQGADVFFGEPEFETTDLLQVTSDGKGLISLVELPNLQDRPALFSTFLMWLLADLFHDLPEVGDPDKPKLVFFFDEAHLLFDGASKEFLESIAQTVRLIRSKGVGVFFVTQSPTDVPDDVLAQLGSRIQHQLRAATPNDAKALKQTVNTYPTSSYDDLGQVILQLGIGEAIVTVMNERGAPTPVAWTRLRAPESLMGAAAADTMTAAVKASPLSAKYGEAVDRESAKEILARKLDQGATKATAEEEAAPTSSRTTSRTRKQKSVVEQVVSSTAFKQVARSAAREIVRGLFKTGRR, translated from the coding sequence ATGACCGAGCAGGCGCCCGCAGCCGACGCTGCTGTCCAGGATCCGATCAGCGCGGCGGTGTCCGCGGGCTACCGGTTCGAGGGAACCGCACTCGAGCTCGGTGGGCTGATGCTCAACGCCACCGACCTCACCGACGTGCACGTGCGCATCCCGATCGGGATGCTCAACCGCCACGGACTGGTCGCCGGCGCCACCGGCACCGGCAAGACCAAGACCCTCCAACTGCTGGCCGAGCAGCTCTCGTCGGCCGGCGTACCGGTGTTCGCCGCCGACATCAAAGGTGACCTCTCGGGGCTGGCAGTGCCCGGCGCGGAGAGCGACAAGGTCAGCCAGCGGGCGGCGTCGGTCGGCCAGCAGTGGAAGGCGCAGGGCTTCCCGGTGGAGTACTTCGCGCTTGGCGGCCAGGGCACCGGGATCCCCCTGCGGGTCACGATGACCGCCTTCGGCCCGACCCTCCTCTCCAAGGTGCTCGGCCTCAACGACACCCAGGAGTCCTCGCTCGGGCTGGTGTTCCACTACGCCGACAAGGCGGGGCTGCCGCTGCTGGACCTGGCCGATCTGCGGGAGGTTGTCAAGCATCTGACCTCCGACGAGGGCAAGGCGGACCTGAAGGATCTCGGCGGCCTCTCGGCGGCGACGGCCGGAGTGATCCTGCGCGAGCTGATCACCCTGGGAGACCAGGGCGCCGACGTGTTCTTCGGTGAGCCCGAGTTCGAGACCACCGACCTGCTCCAAGTGACGAGCGACGGCAAGGGGCTGATCTCCCTGGTGGAACTGCCGAACCTGCAGGACCGTCCGGCGCTCTTCTCGACCTTCCTGATGTGGCTGCTCGCCGACCTGTTCCACGACCTGCCCGAAGTCGGCGATCCCGACAAGCCCAAGCTGGTGTTCTTCTTCGACGAGGCGCACCTGCTCTTCGACGGCGCGTCGAAGGAGTTCCTCGAGTCGATCGCCCAGACCGTGCGGCTGATCCGCTCCAAGGGGGTCGGCGTCTTCTTCGTGACCCAGTCGCCCACCGACGTCCCCGACGACGTGCTCGCCCAGCTTGGGTCCCGGATCCAGCACCAGCTGCGTGCCGCGACGCCCAACGACGCCAAGGCGCTCAAGCAGACCGTGAACACCTACCCCACGTCGTCGTACGACGACCTCGGCCAGGTCATCCTGCAGCTCGGCATCGGTGAGGCGATCGTCACCGTGATGAACGAGCGCGGTGCCCCGACGCCCGTCGCCTGGACCCGGCTGCGGGCGCCCGAGTCGCTGATGGGGGCCGCGGCGGCCGACACGATGACCGCTGCGGTGAAGGCGTCACCGCTGTCGGCGAAGTACGGCGAGGCCGTGGACCGCGAGTCGGCCAAGGAGATCCTGGCCCGCAAGCTCGACCAGGGCGCGACCAAGGCCACCGCCGAGGAGGAGGCCGCGCCGACGTCGTCGCGCACCACGAGCCGCACCCGCAAGCAGAAGTCGGTCGTCGAGCAGGTGGTCAGCTCGACCGCCTTCAAGCAGGTCGCCCGCAGCGCCGCGCGTGAGATCGTGCGCGGCCTGTTCAAGACCGGGCGCCGCTGA
- a CDS encoding LytR C-terminal domain-containing protein, producing the protein MIGRRITTTLTMVALIVVLGVMAVWGYRAATAPLPQRHDASTSTCSKAEISKQIYVHRKDVTVSVYNAGAPTGFARLTLQRLENLGFAPGSVGNAPTHDHVTRAQVLTTKKGDTAAKLVARTLGGHPRIKVVADELGPGIDVYVGAHMHHLDNHAPKRLKLPKPIEHCVPVD; encoded by the coding sequence ATGATCGGGCGCCGCATCACCACGACGCTCACCATGGTCGCGCTGATCGTCGTACTCGGGGTGATGGCGGTGTGGGGCTACCGCGCTGCCACCGCACCGCTGCCTCAGCGTCATGACGCCTCGACGTCGACGTGTTCGAAGGCGGAGATCTCCAAGCAGATCTATGTCCATCGCAAGGACGTCACCGTCAGCGTCTACAACGCCGGCGCACCGACCGGGTTCGCTCGCCTCACGCTGCAGCGCCTCGAGAACCTGGGCTTCGCGCCGGGCAGCGTCGGCAACGCCCCCACGCACGACCACGTGACGCGGGCGCAGGTGCTCACCACCAAGAAGGGGGACACCGCCGCGAAGCTGGTCGCGCGCACCCTCGGCGGGCACCCCCGGATCAAAGTCGTCGCCGACGAGCTCGGTCCCGGGATCGACGTGTACGTCGGCGCCCACATGCACCACCTGGACAATCACGCACCCAAGCGGCTCAAGCTGCCGAAGCCCATCGAGCACTGCGTCCCGGTCGACTGA